The Astatotilapia calliptera chromosome 2, fAstCal1.2, whole genome shotgun sequence genome includes a window with the following:
- the LOC113036306 gene encoding hemicentin-1-like, with amino-acid sequence MEAVIGLLFMLLGVSYGVITHCDGRQDGAQCYVTLGGTVDIQLINSTSEIPRYQLLKDSLKILAGRNNTVMSNAIEHRSLIFPSNGTFRINDLSRNDIGKYTLLTFDSDGRKSGERTLYLFTQGVETYCDGRQDGAQCYGALGGTVNIQLMDSTSEIPRYQLLKDSLKILDVRGDKVISNTIAHRYLIFPSNGTFRINGLSRTDIGKYTLETFDSDGRTSDVWTLHLFIQGVETYCDGRQDGAQCYGALGGTVDIQLVNSTSEIPRYYLLKDSLKILDVRGNKAIYNTIAHKSLILPSNGTFRISDLSRTDSGNYSLITFDSEGRSSGEQTLQLLIQAPVSSVLLVSQCLSQGQMRVSCSSEGGDSPQYSWTLDGRTLTDAELLPGNNETNIITLKHYISGHLVCSVKNNVNSVSKEQEISTCVE; translated from the exons ATGGAAGCTGTCATTGGACTGTTGTTTATGTTACTCGGTGTCTCTTATG GTGTGATCACTCATTGTGATGGCAGACAGGATGGAGCTCAGTGTTATGTAACTTTGGGAGGAACTGTGGACATCCAGTTGATCAATAGCACCTCTGAAATACCTAGATACCAGTTGTTAAAGGATTCATTAAAAATACTAGCAGGGAGAAATAATACAGTTATGTCTAATGCCATAGAGCATAGGTCTCTCATTTTTCCTAGTAATGGAACATTTAGGATCAATGACCTGAGTAGGAATGACATTGGTAAATATACCCTTTTAACCTTTGATTCAGATGGAAGAAAATCAGGCGAGCGGACTCTATATTTGTTTACTCAAG GTGTGGAAACTTACTGTGATGGCAGACAGGATGGAGCTCAGTGTTATGGAGCTTTGGGAGGAACTGTGAACATCCAGCTGATGGACAGCACCTCAGAAATACCTAGATACCAGTTGTTAAAGGATTCATTAAAAATACTAGATGTGAGAGGGGATAAGGTTATTTCTAATACCATTGCACATAGATATCTCATTTTTCCCAGCAATGGGACATTTAGGATCAATGGCCTGAGCAGGACTGACATTGGTAAATATACCCTTGAAACCTTTGATTCAGATGGCAGGACATCAGATGTTTGGACTCTACATTTGTTTATTCAAG GTGTGGAAACTTACTGTGATGGCAGACAGGATGGAGCTCAGTGTTATGGAGCTTTGGGAGGAACCGTGGACATCCAGCTAGTGAACAGCACATCTGAAATACCTAGATACTACTTGTTAAAGGATTCATTAAAGATACTAGATGTGAGAGGGAATAAGGCTATTTATAATACCATAGCACACAAATCTCTAATCTTGCCCAGTAATGGAACATTTAGAATCAGTGATCTAAGCAGGACAGACAGTGGTAATTATAGCCTTATAACCTTTGATTCAGAGGGTAGATCATCAGGCGAGCAGACTTTACAGTTGCTTATTCAAG cTCCTGTGTCCTCTGTCCTGCTGGTCTCTCAGTGTCTGTCCCAGGGACAGATGAGGGTGTCCTGCTCCTCTGAGGGAGGGGACAGTCCTCAGTACAGCTGGACTCTGGATGGACGCACACTGACAGATGCTGAGCTCCTTCCTGGAAACAATGAGACTAACATCATCACTTTGAAACATTACATCTCAGGACATCTGGTCTGCTCAGTCAAGAACAATGTCAATAGTGTCTCCAAAGAACAGGAGATATCTACCTGTGTTGAGTGA
- the LOC113028351 gene encoding pregnancy-specific glycoprotein 22-like codes for MKSMEQFLIIVLLAGGTLALVAVDETTCDLRMNTGPCSPILEGTVYIQVMTNASGREMKCLKVLPSVNITMFNLKKEKIMIDKEFNNRLQFIIKNGTLKITNMRRNDSGQYSIEVFNSDGVQEKNIHFTLDVKDNGKVEAHVSVDETTCDLRTNTCPCSPILEGTVYIQVMTDASGREMKCLKVLPKGNITVFNIKKEKITTDKEFNNRLQFIIKNGTLKITNLKRNDSGRYSIEVFNSNGVQEKNIHFTLDVEDNGNVEGDETTCDLRTNTCPCSPILEGTVYIQVMTDASGREMKCLKVLPRGNITVFNLKKEKITTDKEFSNRLTFIIKNGTLKITNVKRNDSGRYSIEVFNSNGVQEKNIHFTLDVKDNGKVEAPVSSVLLVSECLSQGERRVSCSSEGGDSPQYSWTLDGRTLTDAELLYGNNKTNIITLKQHVSGHLVCSVRNNVSNAFKEERISTCGFVFISCSLFNGTQMSGWVHKSSNTLCPEPTGDPSTATQTAVGASWFVFGLKAAVVIISLSGISLYFAWKKKTILEGPAVPQRMEYPDNSVLMIALSSHSNT; via the exons ATGAAGAGCATGGAGCAGTTTCTTATCATTGTTCTATTAGCAGGAGGAACACTCG CTCTCGTTGCAGTTGATGAGACTACTTGTGACCTCAGGATGAACACAGGTCCATGCTCTCCTATTCTTGAAGGAACTGTGTATATCCAAGTGATGACTAATGCTAGTGGCCGTGAAATGAAGTGTTTGAAAGTGCTTCCCAGTGTGAACATAACTATGTTCAatctgaagaaagaaaaaataatgatagACAAGGAATTTAACAACAGACTACAGTTTATAATCAAGAACGGGACACTCAAGATCACAAACATGAGGAGGAATGATTCAGGTCAATACAGCATTGAGGTCTTTAATTCAGATGGCGTTCAAGagaaaaatattcatttcacCCTGGATGTTAAAGACAATGGAAAAGTTGAAG CTCACGTTTCAGTTGATGAGACTACTTGTGACCTCAGGACGAACACATGCCCATGCTCTCCTATTCTTGAAGGAACTGTGTATATCCAAGTGATGACTGATGCTAGTGGCCGTGAAATGAAGTGTTTGAAGGTGCTTCCCAAGGGAAACATAACTGTGTTcaatataaagaaagaaaaaataacaacagacaAGGAATTTAACAACAGACTACAGTTTATAATCAAGAACGGGACACTCAAGATCACAAACCTGAAGAGGAATGATTCAGGTCGATACAGCATTGAGGTCTTTAATTCAAATGGAGTTCAAGagaaaaatattcatttcacCCTGGATGTTGAGGACAATGGCAACGTTGAAG GCGATGAGACTACATGTGACCTCAGGACGAACACATGTCCATGCTCTCCTATTCTTGAAGGAACTGTGTATATCCAAGTGATGACTGATGCTAGTGGCCGTGAAATGAAGTGTTTGAAGGTGCTTCCGAGGGGGAACATAACTGTGTTCAatctgaagaaagaaaaaataacgaCAGACAAGGAATTTAGCAACAGACTCACGTTTATAATCAAGAACGGGACACTCAAGATCACAAACGTGAAGAGGAATGATTCAGGTCGATACAGCATTGAGGTCTTTAATTCAAATGGAGTCCAAGagaaaaacattcatttcaCGCTGGATGTTAAAGACAATGGAAAAGTTGAAG cTCCTGTGTCCTCTGTCCTGCTGGTTTCTGAGTGTCTGTCCCAGGGAGAGAGGAGGGTGTCCTGCTCCTCTGAGGGAGGGGACAGTCCTCAGTACAGCTGGACTCTGGATGGACGCACACTGACAGATGCTGAGCTCCTTTATGGAAATAATAAGACAAACATCATCACTCTGAAACAGCACGTCTCAGGACATCTGGTCTGCTCAGTCAGGAACAATGTCAGTAATGCCTTCAAAGAAGAGAGGATATCTACCTGTG GCTTTGTTTTCATCAGCTGCTCATTATTTAATGGGACACAGATGTCAGGGTGGGTGCATAAGTCCAGTAATACCCTTTGTCCCGAACCAACAGGAGACCCTTCCACGGCCACACAAACTGCAGTGG GTGCTTCCTGGTTCGTGTTTGGTTTGAAAGCCGCTGTGGTAATTATATCATTAAGTGGAATTTCGCTCTATTTCgcttggaagaaaaaaacaatattggAGGGCCCTGCTGTCCCACAAAGGATGGAATATCCAGATAACTCTGTTTTGATGATTGCATTGAGTTCTCACTCCAACACATAG